The Hyphomonas sediminis genome contains the following window.
CGCTGGTGCGGGCTAGGGGCGGTTTGCTCCGGACCCGTAGGGTGGGTTAGGCGAAGCCGTAACCCACCGCTTTCGGGCCGCACCGTCTGATGGTGGGTTACGGCTTCGCCTAACCCACCCTACGAAGGGCTTGTTTAGGTATAGGCGGACCCTAGGATGAGGCGGCGGCTTCGACCGCCTCACGCGCCACAATGTCCCCATCGTAGAGCGCGCGGCCAAGGATGCTGCCCGCGATCGGCGCGCCGGAGGCCTTCAGGGCACGGATGTCGTCGACGCTTTTGACGCCGCCTGAGGCGATGACGGGGATGGAGACGGTGTTTGCCAGCTCTGCCGTGAACGGAACATTGACGCCGGTCTTCAGGCCGTCGCGGCCAATGTCGGTCGCCACGATGGCGGCGACGCCGCAGCCTTCGAAGGCCTTGGCAAGCTCGGTGGCGCGCATGTCGCTGGTTTCGGCCCAGCCTTCCACGGCAACCATGCCATCTTTCGCGTCGATGCCGACGACGATGCGGCCGGGCAAGGCGCGGGCGGCGTCTTTCACGAGCTGGGGATCGCGCAGGGCGATGGTGCCGAGGATGACGCGGGAGATGCCCGCTTCCAGCCAGGCGTCGATCTGCGCGCGGCTGCGGATACCGCCGCCGAGCTGGACCGGGGCGGGGGTGGATTTCAGGATGTTCTCGACGGCAGCCTTGTTCACCGGCTCGCCCGCAAAGGCGCCGTTGAGGTCAACCACGTGCAGGTGGCTAAAGCCCATCTCGTGGAAGGCGCGGGCCTGCGCGCCGGGATCGGTGTTGAACACGGTGGCCGCGTCCATCTCCCCGCGCAGCAG
Protein-coding sequences here:
- the hisA gene encoding 1-(5-phosphoribosyl)-5-[(5-phosphoribosylamino)methylideneamino]imidazole-4-carboxamide isomerase, whose protein sequence is MTFTLYPAIDLKDGACVRLLRGEMDAATVFNTDPGAQARAFHEMGFSHLHVVDLNGAFAGEPVNKAAVENILKSTPAPVQLGGGIRSRAQIDAWLEAGISRVILGTIALRDPQLVKDAARALPGRIVVGIDAKDGMVAVEGWAETSDMRATELAKAFEGCGVAAIVATDIGRDGLKTGVNVPFTAELANTVSIPVIASGGVKSVDDIRALKASGAPIAGSILGRALYDGDIVAREAVEAAASS